The following are encoded in a window of Oreochromis aureus strain Israel breed Guangdong linkage group 10, ZZ_aureus, whole genome shotgun sequence genomic DNA:
- the LOC116328534 gene encoding cornifelin homolog B-like, translated as MSNTMVVTQPQPVMYVQGSDEWSSGIFDFCENVPECLFAYFCLPCFACKTSRDYGENLCLPLADWVGGIIPPATMSMRVSMRHRYGISGTMCNDCVLSTFCMACVWCQMSREMKKRKLPVVMVATKNM; from the exons ATGTCTAATACGATGGTCGTCACGCAGCCTCAGCCTGTGATGTATGTTCAAGGGTCGGATGAATGGTCATCTGGGATATTTGACTTCTGTGAAAATGTGCCAGAGT GCCTTTTTGCTTACTTTTGCTTACCCTGCTTCGCCTGTAAAACTTCGAGAGACTACGGGGAAaatctctgtctccctctggcCGACTGGGTGGGCGGCATTATCCCGCCGGCCACCATGTCCATGAGGGTCTCCATGCGACACCGTTATGGCATCAGC ggcACCATGTGTAACGATTGCGTGCTTTCGACATTCTGTATGGCCTGTGTCTGGTGTCAGATGTCCAGAGAGATGAAGAAGCGAAAGCTCCCAGTCGTTATGGTTGCTACTAAAAATATGTAG